The Stigmatella ashevillena genomic sequence ACCCACCTGGAGCTTCAGGGTCGTCTTGGCGATGTTCCCCAGCCGCCGCAAGAACTCGTCCAGCGCCCCATGGTTCCGAGGGGAGAACATGACCCCGTCGGCGCCGACTTCCATGACGCCCAGCGTCACGATGGCGTCATCCACGTCCTCAGGAGAGCTGATCTCCTTGACGAGAATGGTGTGGGTGGCCTGCAGGGAGGCGATCACCAGCTCCAGGGGGATGTTCGTCGGATCCCGGAAGCGGATCACCAGAAATGCGTGGTTGCTGCCCTCTTGGATGGACGCGTGGAGGCTGGGGCCGTCATCGACGTAGGCCCGGTAGCAGGTGCGGAAGCCTTGCTCCAGGGCCCGCTTGAGCAGGCCTACGTGGGGGCTCGCCACGACGTACTCTTGGCGGGCATCGCCGGAGAGCAGCTGCAGCTCCTCTTCCTTCTCGACACTGAGCACCTTCACCACGCGCGCGGGCAGGGCGGGCGCCAGGGCGGCGAAGTTATTCGGGTAGAGGACCACGCCCGTGTACGACTGGTTGAGAACGCGCGGGAGCAGACCGTCGTAGGCATTCAGGTCCGAAATGCCCGACGTGTCGTACCAAGCAACGAGGGAATTCGACTCTTTGATGCGGTTGCGATCTCCATCGACGCGCTCGAGCTTGATGCGCTCGCGCTTCTTCATGGAGACCTCGTCAATGACAACGCCAGCGGGAGACTTGCTCATGACACCCCTTCAAGAAAAGCGACCAGAACCTGATGACTAGGAAAAACTGTTTACCACGAACGTTCGAATTTCAGAAGGGATTAACATTTACCGTCATGATCCGTAAACCGCTGAAATAGGCGCAAGGGTAAGTAAAAGCATACTTGTGTGTATTGGTGTGTAATCGGCGGCAAGTGTAATGAAATGCCTTGCCTTTGAGACTTGCCCTCTTGTCCGGGTGCTCGGGGAGACCGTGCAGGCTTGCGCAGCGCCCCGTGGCAGCGACTCACCGGCCGAACACGCTCGAACAAGAGGTGAGACGAGGGGAGGGCCCCCGGGTCTTCTGCGGTGAGCGGGGGCTCAATCCGCGTAGGTGTCACGCAGGCGCTGGATGAGTTCGCGTACCGCTCTCAGGCCCGGCGCATCGCATCCCTCGATCTGCGCCCGGTAGGACTGGTCCTCCAATTCCAAGGTGAGGCGGACACTGCTGTCGGTGACGGGAGGGCAGGGTTGCTCTCCGCGCTGCAAGGTCTTCAGCAAGCGGGAGTTCGTGGCGGTTTCCCGGACGGCTTCCAACTCGTGTTCGGGCAGGAGGACTTCCTGAAGCGGGCCGCCTGGGTCGTTGAAGGGGTCCACGCGGAAGGTGCCGTTCGCCAGGATTTCGTCCGAGCCCTGGCAGTCCATCTCCTCCGAACAGGGCCCTCCCGCGGACTCGAGGAGGAGCCGCCGAAATGTCTCTGGCTCCGAGTGGCCGCACGCGAGAAGTCCCCCCATGGCGCCGCTGGTGGCGAAGCGGACCAGGAAACGGAAGAACGAAGCGCGATGGGAGTGCATGTCCCTGCATCATGCATCAGTGGGGTGCGAGAGTGCGCTAGCCTGCGGCCTCCATGGCCGATGCCCTCTCGTCTACTCCTGGAAGTCCCCGCTTTGGTTGGTTGCCGGCTCCGGGTACCTGGAAGTTCCACCTGCTCTTGAGCGCGGTGGCCATCTTCGTGCTGGGGCCGCTGGGCGGTATCGCCGCCTCGTATATGAACTTCAGCCTGGGGTTCTTCGTGGGGGGGCAGGTGCTGGCGGGCATTCTCGGCAGTGCCGTCACCTACGGCTACGGTCCCGAGGGCAAGCACGGCGCCAACTTCATGCAGACGATGGCCGCCTCGGTGGCCTCCATGTGCGCCATGGGGGTGCTCATCCAGGCGATGGTGTGGCTGGGCATGCCGCAGCCGCCCGCCTGGCACCTGATGCTCTTCGTCGGGTGTGTGGGCATGTTTGGTGTGGGCGTGGGCATGCTCTACACGCCGTTGCTCGTGGACCGGTTGCAGCTGGATTACCCGTCGGGCTACGCGGTGGCCAACATCCTCCGGGCGCTCACCGACAAGCGGCTGTTGAAGGTCTCCATCGCCAAGCTGGGGAGCGGCACGGCCCTGGGCGCGTTGGTGGCGGGGCTCACCGAGGCATCGCGGGCCTTGGCGAGCCTGGGCGTGGGCGCGTCCACCGTGGGCGCGGGCATGGTGGTGGGCAGCCGCGTCACGGTGCCAGCCCTCCTGGGAGGCCTCGTGGGCGCGGCCCTCACGTCGCCCCTGCGTGAGTGGGGCTGGCTGGGCGCCGAGGATCCCTTTCGCAAGATCGGCTTTCTCGGTGGGTTGGGGATGATCTGTGGCGCCGCCGTGGTCGACTTGACCCTTCTGGCGAGGCAGGCGGTGGACCGGGTGCGCAACCGGGCGAAGGCTCCGGCGGACGAAGTGCCCGCGTGGAAGCAGGTGAGCTTTCCCAAGCTGTTCGCCTGGGTCGCCTTCTGGGGCGTGGCGTTGGTGCTGGTGGCCACACAGTTGCTGGAGCAGCCCCTGGGCTTCGTCCTCTTTGGAATGGCGTTGGCGCTGATCTTCGTGCTCATCAACGGCATCGCATACGGCATCTCCGACCAGAATCCCATTTCCAGCGCCTTCGTCGTCTCCGTGCTGCTGATGTCGATGCTGGGATTGAAGAACCCCTTGGTGGGGATGATGGCCGCGAGCATCCTGCTCATCAGCACGTCGGTCGGCTGTGACATGCAGCAGGACCGTTCCACGGGCTGGCGTCTGGGCACGGACCGCACACTTCAGTTCCGCTACCAGGTGGTGGGCATCGTGATGGGCGCGGTGCTGTGTGTGGGATTGGCGCGCGTCTTCATGAGCGCCTACCCGGTGCTGGCCATCAACCAGCTCGACACGCCGGGCGCGAGTGTGGGGCAGTGGAATTCGGCGATGACGTACAAGCTCGTGGGCGCCATCCGGAGCCTGGGGGCTTTGTCGGACCACACGCTGAAGGCGCTGATGGTGGGGCTCACGTTGGGATTCGTGCTGGAGGTGGCGCGCAAGCTGCTCAAGCGCAGCGAGCGTTACACGCAGTATGTGAAGGGCTCGCCCAGGGGCCGCACGGTGGGGTGGATCATGGACTCGGTGGTGCTGGCCAGTCCCTATGCCTCGTCATTTGGCGCCTTCGTCAACCTGTCGTCGGCCATCTGGTTCGGCGTGGGAGGCATTGCCTCCTCGCTCTTCAACGCGTGGACTCGGCGGGGCCCACCCCAGGCGGCTGGCAGTCCAGGAGAAGGGGGGGAGACGCTTCCCGAGGACATGAGCACGACCTCCTTGCTGGGAGGAGGCCTCATCGCGGGCGAGTCGCTCTTCTTCCTCATCTTGGGGATCGCCGGTCTGGTAACCCTGTTGGGCTGAGCGCCTACTCCTCGTCTGGTTCCGAGGCTCCCGCTCCGCCCATGCGGGAGATGTCGTCCTTGTTCACCTTGTCGACGTTGAACTTCCGGGCGCTGGCCAGCATCTTCGCCACGCTCGGGTTGAACTCCGCTGGGCTGTCGTCCTTCTTGAAGCGCAGGAAGTTGATGCGCGCGACGACGAAGTTCTTCAGATAGGGGTTTTGAAGGCCCCGTTCCTTGAGCGCGGTGACGATCCGGATCACCTCGTCATCCAGTGTCAGCAATGCGTCTGACCGCTCCTCCCGGACACGAAGCGCCTCGGACAGGGGCAGGTCCAGGAAGCTTTCCACCCGTTTGACGAAAGGATGGTAGGCGCCCGCCGAGAAGCGAGGGCGCTTCTCATAGGCCGCGCCCAGGGTGATGAACGCGGGCTCCTCGAAGAGGTGGGAGAAGTCCGTCTCCTTGCCCGCGCGGGAGCCCGTCAGCCCCCGGTGCATGCGGATGACCTCCAGCGAGCGTTCCTTGAGGTTGTGTGCCTTCTCCGTGTTGAGGGCGAGGATCTGGTAGGCCACGTCCTCCTCGGGGAGCACGAGGGCCACCATCGCCTTGGCGCCCAGCATCTTCGAGGCGTGCAGGCGGTGGTTGCCATTGGGCGTCCAGTAGCGCCCGTCCTTGCGAACGGCGATGACCGGGTCCAAGAAGCGATCCAGCCGCTCCATGGCGCCCACCAGCCGCTTCACGTGGGGCTCGGACAGATCCCGCTGGTAGGGCGTGGGCTCGACCTTGTCGATGGGGAGCGCGGCGAACACCACCGTGTGCGCGCCCAGCGGATCCCGGTAGACCGAGAGCACTTCACCCCCATCCTGCTGAATGCCCTGGATGAGCTCGGTGGGAGGGGTGGCGGCTTCGCTGGCGACCTCCGCGGCCGAGAGGCCCCGGGAGCGCGGCTCGGCCTTCTTGCGGCGCGGCTTGCGGACGGCCGTTCCGCGGGCCTTCGTGGCTGCCTTCTTCGCTGCCATACGCGTCCCTTTCGTCTGGAGGGCGGCGGCTCAATCGCCAGAGATGGTGAGCTGCTTGAAACGCAGGGTGGGGGCGCCCGACGAGCCGCGGAACTGAAGGTCATTGCCGATGCCGTCCAGGTCCTGGAGCATCTGGAGGAGGTTGCCCGCCACGGTGACTTCCTGCACCGCGTGGGCCAGCTCTCCGTTTTCGATCCACAGCCCGTTGGCGCCCCGCGAGTACTCTCCCGTCACCGGGTTCGCCCCGCTGCCCAGCATGGAGGTGACATAGAAGCCGTTCTTCACCTCGCGCACCAGTTCCTCCGGTGTTCGCGTGCCCGGCTCCAGGTACAGGTTGTTCGTCCCGATGTGGGGCAGCGAGTTGTAGCCCCGTGAGGCGTTGCCCGTCGTTTTCGCCTTGGCTTTGCGCGCGGTGAACGAGTCGTACAGGTAGTTTCGCAGCACGCCCTTGTCGAGCAACGCGGTGCGTCGCGTGGCCACGCCTTCTCCATCAAAGGGGGCGGTGCCCAGCCCTCGCTTCAGCAGGCCATCGTCCACCACCGTCACGGTCTCGGGCGCCAGCCGCTTGCCCAGCTTCGAGACGAAGATGCTCGAGTTCTTGTAGATGGCGTTGCCATCCGCCGTCGAGGCGATGTTGTTCACGAAGGAGGCGGCCACGAGCGGATCAAAGAGGACCGGTACCTGCTGGGTCTTCGCCCGCTTCGCGCCGAGCATGCGCACCGCGCGGCGGGCCGCCTCTCGCCCCACCGCCTCGGGCGAGTCCAGGTCCGCCAGGAAGCGCTTGTAGTCCACCCAGTAGCTCGTCTGGAGCTGGCCGTTCTCGGAGGCCACGGGCGAGCCGAAGAGGTACACGTAGGTGCCCGAGTAGCCTGCGGTCATGCCTTCGCTGGAGGCCACGTAGACCTCGGAGACGTAGTCCCCGGCGCCCACGTTGTCGAACGTGGTGATGCGGGGGTCCACCGCCTTGCCCGCTTTTTCGATCTCCAGCGCGGCTTTGATCTTCCAGTCCCCGGCCAGGTTCGCCACCTCCGGGTCATACAGGTCTCCTGTCTCCCCGAGCTTGCCCAACTCCTTGCCGGTGGGCAGGCCATTGAGCTTGTTGGGGGCCGCGGCCTGGGCCAGTTGCAGTGCCCGGTTCACGAAGCCATCCAGAGAGGAGGGTTCGAAGTCCGAGGTGTAGGCGAAGCCCAGGCGGTGATCCTTGGTGATGACCCGCAGGCCCACGCCCTTGCTGGTGGCCTGGGTCAGGTCCTCGATTTCCCCCTCGCGCACCCGGCAGCTGCTCTGCCTGCCGATCTCGATGAAGGCCTCTGCTTGTTTCGCGCCCTTCTTCTTCGCGCTTTGGACGAGCTTCTTCGCGAGCTGTTCGTAGCCAGTCATGGTGTCGAGTGCCTCAGGCGACCTTCGTTCCGCCGACCGTCATGTTGTCGATGCGCAGCGTGGGCAGTCCCACGCCCACCGGGAGGCTCTGTCCGTCCTTGCCGCAGGTGCCCAGGCCCGGGTCGGGCATGGGATCGCACCCCACGCGGGTGACGTTCTTCAGAGCTTCGGGCCCTACTCCGATGAGGATGGCGTTCTTCACCGGCTTGCCAAGCTTCCCATCTTCGATCTGGTAGGCTTCGGCGACCTCGAAGACGAAGTTGCCGTTGGTGATGTCCACCTGGCCGCCGCCGAAGTGGGCGCAGTAGAGGCCGCGCTTCACCTCCTTGAGGATGTCCTCGGGGGCGTGGTCTCCAGGGGCCAGGTAGGTATTCGTCATGCGCGGCAGTGGCATGTGCTTGAAGGACTCCCGCCGCCCACTTCCCGTGGAGCGCTGGCCCATCAGCTTCGCGTTGAGCTGATCGTACAAGTAGCCCTTGAGGACGCCCTTTTCGATCAGGACCTTGTGCTGGCCCGGAGCGCCCTCGTCATCCACGTTGATGGAGCCGCGGCTGTTGGCCACGGTGCCATCGTCGATGACGGTGACCAGATCCGAGGCCACCTTCTGTCCCACCTTGCCGGCGAACAGGGACGTCCCCTTGCGGATGAAGTCCGCCTCCAGGCCGTGGCCCACCGCTTCGTGCAGGAGGATGCCGCTCCAACCCGGGGCCAACACCACCGTTTGCGGGCCGGCCTGGCACTCGGTGGCGCCCAGCGTGGCGATGGCTTGCCGGGCTGCCTCGCGGGCCACGCTCTCGGGCGTGAAGGTGTCGAAGTGGTTGAAGGACACCCGTCCGCCCCCGCCGTAGTAGCCCGTGCGCCGCTCCTTGTTCTTGCCTTCGGCCATCACCTGGACGGACAGGCGGCACAGGTCCTGGGTGTCCTCGGAGTAGTGGCCCAGGGTGTTGCCCACGGCGATGCGCTTGGTGACATCCGCGTAGGAGCCGTTGACCTGTTTGATGCGCGCGTCGAACGCCCGCGCCGCCTTGTCTGCCCGGAGCACCAGATCCGCCTTGCGCGCGACCTCGATGTCCGCCAGGGGCGTCGCCACCCGGTAGTAGGTCGGGGAGGGGGCCCGGCTGACCTTGAAGCTCTGCTCGGAGCCGCCGCCTTGGGCGATCATCGCCGCCGTGCGGGCCGCGCGCAGCAAGGATGCCTCTTCCAGGTCATCCGAGTACGCGTAGCCCACCTTGGCTCCGGCGATGACGCGGACGCCCACGCCTTGCGCCAGCCCTGTCTGAGCGCTCTTGACGCGCGCTTCTTCCAGGATGACCGCCGTGGTGAGGGCCCGCTCGACGTAGACTTCAGCGAACTCCGCTCCACGCTCCATCGCGACCGACAGCAGACGCTCGAGCAATGGCTGGGGCAGCAAGGGGGGAGGCGCCGTCCGCCGGGTGGACAGGGGGCCGAGCAGGGCCGGGGTGGGGCGCTTTCTCGTCGTCGCCGACGCACGGGGCATTCGTGTTCTCCAAAAGCTCTGAGGTGGGATGAGACCGTAATGAGGGCTCATCCTCCGGGCAACGGACAACGCACGCGTGCTGTTCCGGTTGGCCAGCATTCCCCTGGAGGGGCCAGCGCTCTAAGATGCCCCGGCCTCGCTCCAGGCCCACCCACCGCCATGCCCCCTCGCCGACCCACCTCCTCCCACGCGGACGACTCCTCGAAGCCTTCGGGCGGTGCCTCGCGAAATGACCGCACCGAACTCAAACCGTCGCCTTTTGCCTCGGGGGGGCGCTCTCGCGCAGGGGCTCGCCCCCGCTCCGTCGAGGTCGATGAAGGGATGGAGGACGGAGGCGCAGCGCCCGCCGAGGAGGAGTACCGGACGTCCAACCACTATCCCTCCGAGGAAGAAGAGGAGATGGGAGAGGAGGGCACGCCGACCCCCTCGGCGCGGGATTCCACCCGGATGACCGCCATGGACGGGTTCGCCGAGGAGGGGGAGGAGGAACCCCTGTCCGAGGACGATGACAACCCGGACTCGACCCGGGCCGGGCCGCCGGTTTCGCTCCACATCATCGAGGGTCCGGACAAGGGAAAGAAGCGGCGCTTCAGGGGCGTCCGCATGGTGGTGGGGCGCGGCAAGAAGATCGAGATGCAGCTGTCCGATCAATCCGTGTCCCGCCGCCACCTAGAGCTGATTCACGGAGATGCCGGGACGCTCATGAGGGATCTGGGCACCATCAACGGCACGTTGGTGAACGACGAGCGCGTGGATGAGCGCCTGCTCAAGCACGGCGACGAGATTGCCATCGGCAAGACCCGTATCCGTTACGTGGACGAGCTGGAGCAGGTCAAACAGCTGCGCGCCGAGAAGGATGCGAAGGAGGCCGAGGCGAAGAAGGCCGACGAGGAGGCCAAGAAGAAGGCCGAGACCGATGCCGCGGCGCGCAAGGAGGCCTCGGCCGGCGCCAGTGCGGCCAGCAAGTCGGAGGTCGACCCCTCCGATCCGCGCCTCAATCAGGCCACCCAGGCCCGTTTCGTCGCGCCCGAGGAACTGCTGGATGTTCCCATCCGGGGGCGCCCTGCCCGGGGCGGCAGCCGCAAGCTCGGGGACAACAAGGTCCTGATTGGTGGAGGCGTGGGCGTGGCGGTGGTGGTGGCGCTGGTGGTGATGATCATCATCATGGGGCGCACGTCTCCGCCCGAGCCGCCCGTCCAGGATCCACGCGAGGTAACGGCCGCCACGAAGATGCAGCAGGCCTACAATGCGGTCCGCAGCGGCGACTTCGCGCTCGCGGTGAAATTGGTCGAGGAGGCCGAGGCGCTCAAGCCCGGAATCGACACCGAGGGGCTGGCCCAGGCCGCGCGGCGTGAGCTGGCGGTCATCGAAGCGTTCCAAGCCGTGCGGGTCCTCATGGATGAGGGGCGCTTCGAGGAGGCACGTCAGAAGTTGAAGGACACCCCGCTGGGAACCACGGCCCAGAGCGACGAGGAGCGCGAAAAGCTCGAGAAGGAGCTGGATGAGCGTGAGATGGACTTCCTCGTGAAGCGCGCGGAAGGGTTGTTGACGCAGCGCGACGTGGAGGGATTGCGTGCGCTCATCGCCAAGCTCCCCCTGTCGGCGCAGCCCCTCTACCGGCAGAAGCTGGCGGACCTGGAGAAGGCGCTGGACGACGAGGCCAAGGATCTGGCCCGGCAGGCCCGTCAGAACAAGGCCCTGGCGGCGAAGCTGGCGGCCGAGAAGCGCGCCCAGTTCATCTCCGAGGCCTTCGAGGCGGTGGAGCGCAAGTTCGACAATGGGGACTACACGCGCGCGGTGCTTGAGTGCGACCGGGTGCTGGAGGCCCACAAGGGCGACGCGGAGATCCGCGATCGCGCCAAGAGCCTCAAGCGGCTCATCCCCCTGTTCTCCAAGTCCTTCGAGGACGCCCAGCGCAAGGTCCAGGCCCGTTCGCTGGAGGCCGCTGTCCGGCCCCTGAAGCGCTCCGCGGAGCTGTA encodes the following:
- a CDS encoding TldD/PmbA family protein; the protein is MTGYEQLAKKLVQSAKKKGAKQAEAFIEIGRQSSCRVREGEIEDLTQATSKGVGLRVITKDHRLGFAYTSDFEPSSLDGFVNRALQLAQAAAPNKLNGLPTGKELGKLGETGDLYDPEVANLAGDWKIKAALEIEKAGKAVDPRITTFDNVGAGDYVSEVYVASSEGMTAGYSGTYVYLFGSPVASENGQLQTSYWVDYKRFLADLDSPEAVGREAARRAVRMLGAKRAKTQQVPVLFDPLVAASFVNNIASTADGNAIYKNSSIFVSKLGKRLAPETVTVVDDGLLKRGLGTAPFDGEGVATRRTALLDKGVLRNYLYDSFTARKAKAKTTGNASRGYNSLPHIGTNNLYLEPGTRTPEELVREVKNGFYVTSMLGSGANPVTGEYSRGANGLWIENGELAHAVQEVTVAGNLLQMLQDLDGIGNDLQFRGSSGAPTLRFKQLTISGD
- a CDS encoding OPT/YSL family transporter, which translates into the protein MADALSSTPGSPRFGWLPAPGTWKFHLLLSAVAIFVLGPLGGIAASYMNFSLGFFVGGQVLAGILGSAVTYGYGPEGKHGANFMQTMAASVASMCAMGVLIQAMVWLGMPQPPAWHLMLFVGCVGMFGVGVGMLYTPLLVDRLQLDYPSGYAVANILRALTDKRLLKVSIAKLGSGTALGALVAGLTEASRALASLGVGASTVGAGMVVGSRVTVPALLGGLVGAALTSPLREWGWLGAEDPFRKIGFLGGLGMICGAAVVDLTLLARQAVDRVRNRAKAPADEVPAWKQVSFPKLFAWVAFWGVALVLVATQLLEQPLGFVLFGMALALIFVLINGIAYGISDQNPISSAFVVSVLLMSMLGLKNPLVGMMAASILLISTSVGCDMQQDRSTGWRLGTDRTLQFRYQVVGIVMGAVLCVGLARVFMSAYPVLAINQLDTPGASVGQWNSAMTYKLVGAIRSLGALSDHTLKALMVGLTLGFVLEVARKLLKRSERYTQYVKGSPRGRTVGWIMDSVVLASPYASSFGAFVNLSSAIWFGVGGIASSLFNAWTRRGPPQAAGSPGEGGETLPEDMSTTSLLGGGLIAGESLFFLILGIAGLVTLLG
- a CDS encoding FHA domain-containing protein; its protein translation is MEDGGAAPAEEEYRTSNHYPSEEEEEMGEEGTPTPSARDSTRMTAMDGFAEEGEEEPLSEDDDNPDSTRAGPPVSLHIIEGPDKGKKRRFRGVRMVVGRGKKIEMQLSDQSVSRRHLELIHGDAGTLMRDLGTINGTLVNDERVDERLLKHGDEIAIGKTRIRYVDELEQVKQLRAEKDAKEAEAKKADEEAKKKAETDAAARKEASAGASAASKSEVDPSDPRLNQATQARFVAPEELLDVPIRGRPARGGSRKLGDNKVLIGGGVGVAVVVALVVMIIIMGRTSPPEPPVQDPREVTAATKMQQAYNAVRSGDFALAVKLVEEAEALKPGIDTEGLAQAARRELAVIEAFQAVRVLMDEGRFEEARQKLKDTPLGTTAQSDEEREKLEKELDEREMDFLVKRAEGLLTQRDVEGLRALIAKLPLSAQPLYRQKLADLEKALDDEAKDLARQARQNKALAAKLAAEKRAQFISEAFEAVERKFDNGDYTRAVLECDRVLEAHKGDAEIRDRAKSLKRLIPLFSKSFEDAQRKVQARSLEAAVRPLKRSAELYQQIGFNGGLLETLNEQLARASVSAGKAALARRDVASAARSFREALRINPGDAGAQEGLNSLEGQVEELFQRAYIERDRDPRSAAEKFKIVIDAAPEDSELRQKAQAHLEALQP
- a CDS encoding 3-dehydroquinate synthase II; protein product: MSKSPAGVVIDEVSMKKRERIKLERVDGDRNRIKESNSLVAWYDTSGISDLNAYDGLLPRVLNQSYTGVVLYPNNFAALAPALPARVVKVLSVEKEEELQLLSGDARQEYVVASPHVGLLKRALEQGFRTCYRAYVDDGPSLHASIQEGSNHAFLVIRFRDPTNIPLELVIASLQATHTILVKEISSPEDVDDAIVTLGVMEVGADGVMFSPRNHGALDEFLRRLGNIAKTTLKLQVGSVRRTAPIGMGYRSCIDTTTLFSPTEGILVGSTSQGGVLCCPEVFYLPYMELRPFRVNAGAVHSYVYNFDNRTDYMSELRSGSPVMLVDRSGATRRGSVGRMKTEVRPLRLIEVDFASGERINVIMQDDWHVRIFSDDAKPLNITELRPGDKVLGNVAVPGRHVGIKVDEHILET
- a CDS encoding TldD/PmbA family protein, with the translated sequence MPRASATTRKRPTPALLGPLSTRRTAPPPLLPQPLLERLLSVAMERGAEFAEVYVERALTTAVILEEARVKSAQTGLAQGVGVRVIAGAKVGYAYSDDLEEASLLRAARTAAMIAQGGGSEQSFKVSRAPSPTYYRVATPLADIEVARKADLVLRADKAARAFDARIKQVNGSYADVTKRIAVGNTLGHYSEDTQDLCRLSVQVMAEGKNKERRTGYYGGGGRVSFNHFDTFTPESVAREAARQAIATLGATECQAGPQTVVLAPGWSGILLHEAVGHGLEADFIRKGTSLFAGKVGQKVASDLVTVIDDGTVANSRGSINVDDEGAPGQHKVLIEKGVLKGYLYDQLNAKLMGQRSTGSGRRESFKHMPLPRMTNTYLAPGDHAPEDILKEVKRGLYCAHFGGGQVDITNGNFVFEVAEAYQIEDGKLGKPVKNAILIGVGPEALKNVTRVGCDPMPDPGLGTCGKDGQSLPVGVGLPTLRIDNMTVGGTKVA
- a CDS encoding ParB/RepB/Spo0J family partition protein encodes the protein MAAKKAATKARGTAVRKPRRKKAEPRSRGLSAAEVASEAATPPTELIQGIQQDGGEVLSVYRDPLGAHTVVFAALPIDKVEPTPYQRDLSEPHVKRLVGAMERLDRFLDPVIAVRKDGRYWTPNGNHRLHASKMLGAKAMVALVLPEEDVAYQILALNTEKAHNLKERSLEVIRMHRGLTGSRAGKETDFSHLFEEPAFITLGAAYEKRPRFSAGAYHPFVKRVESFLDLPLSEALRVREERSDALLTLDDEVIRIVTALKERGLQNPYLKNFVVARINFLRFKKDDSPAEFNPSVAKMLASARKFNVDKVNKDDISRMGGAGASEPDEE